The following coding sequences are from one Paraburkholderia caballeronis window:
- a CDS encoding FAD binding domain-containing protein yields MQAISYRRAADVNAAIQAAQQPGAAFIGGGTNLLDLMKGGVAQPVTLIDITRIDALNRVDALPDGGLRIGALVRNSDAANHALVRARYPLLTQALLSGASAQLRNMATVGGNLMQRTRCGYFYDTAFVQCNKRSPGSGCAALDGHNRMHAILGASAQCVAVNPSDMSVALAALDATVQVSGPRGARSIPFAQFHRLPGDRPDLDTTLQAGELITSVDLPPSAFSEHAHYLKVRDRASYAFALVSVAAALQMDGRRVQTARIALGGVAHRPWRAEAAEQHLAGRTLSAATLREAASAALADARPLDGNAFKIPLAQRAIVRSVMLAAGQTGDFA; encoded by the coding sequence ATGCAAGCGATCTCCTATCGACGCGCGGCCGACGTGAACGCTGCGATCCAGGCCGCGCAGCAGCCGGGCGCCGCGTTCATCGGCGGCGGCACGAACCTGCTCGACCTGATGAAAGGCGGCGTCGCGCAACCGGTCACGCTGATCGACATCACGCGCATCGATGCGTTGAACCGCGTCGATGCGCTGCCCGATGGCGGCCTGCGGATCGGCGCGCTCGTGCGCAACAGCGACGCCGCGAATCACGCACTCGTGCGCGCGCGTTATCCGCTGCTCACGCAGGCGCTGCTGTCCGGCGCATCCGCGCAGCTACGCAACATGGCGACCGTCGGCGGCAACCTGATGCAGCGCACGCGCTGCGGCTACTTCTACGACACCGCGTTCGTCCAGTGCAACAAGCGCTCGCCCGGCAGCGGCTGCGCGGCGCTCGACGGCCATAACCGGATGCACGCGATTCTCGGCGCGAGCGCGCAGTGCGTCGCGGTGAATCCATCGGACATGAGCGTCGCGCTCGCGGCGCTCGACGCGACCGTGCAGGTCAGCGGCCCGCGCGGCGCGCGCTCGATCCCGTTCGCGCAGTTCCACCGGCTGCCCGGCGACCGGCCCGATCTCGACACGACGCTGCAGGCCGGCGAACTGATCACGTCGGTCGATCTGCCGCCGTCCGCGTTCAGCGAGCACGCGCATTACCTGAAGGTCCGCGACCGCGCGAGTTATGCGTTCGCGCTGGTGTCCGTGGCCGCCGCGTTGCAGATGGACGGCCGCCGCGTGCAAACCGCGCGCATCGCACTGGGCGGCGTCGCGCATCGGCCGTGGCGCGCGGAGGCGGCCGAGCAGCATCTCGCCGGCCGCACGTTGAGCGCCGCGACGCTGCGCGAAGCGGCGTCCGCCGCGCTCGCCGACGCCCGGCCGCTCGACGGCAACGCATTCAAGATCCCGCTCGCGCAACGCGCGATCGTCCGCTCGGTGATGCTGGCCGCGGGCCAGACCGGAGACTTCGCATGA
- a CDS encoding 2Fe-2S iron-sulfur cluster-binding protein → MSNERPLDPRTPSADAAASTPADTSRRRFLQSAAAAAALGATPHLHAQNAPSADSADSAAPLPPPAPAQPVRLDINGREYALQLEPRVTLLDALREYAGLMGTKKGCDRGQCGACTVLVEGRRINSCLTLAVMHEGERITTVEGLAGATSLSPMQRAFIEHDAFQCGYCTPGQLCSATACLTEFDAGTASAVTVDVRARPAQLTDAEIRERMSGNICRCGAYTNIVAAVRDAHAAKA, encoded by the coding sequence ATGTCCAACGAACGTCCCCTCGATCCTCGCACCCCGTCCGCCGACGCGGCAGCGTCCACGCCCGCCGATACGTCGCGCCGGCGCTTTCTTCAATCGGCCGCTGCCGCAGCGGCGCTCGGCGCGACGCCGCATCTGCACGCGCAGAACGCGCCGTCCGCCGATTCCGCCGATTCCGCCGCGCCTCTCCCTCCACCGGCGCCCGCGCAACCGGTGCGGCTCGACATCAACGGCCGCGAATATGCGTTGCAACTCGAACCGCGCGTCACGCTGCTCGACGCGCTGCGCGAATACGCCGGGCTGATGGGTACAAAGAAGGGCTGCGACCGCGGGCAATGCGGCGCATGCACGGTGCTCGTCGAAGGGCGGCGCATCAACTCGTGCCTCACGCTCGCGGTGATGCACGAAGGCGAGCGGATCACGACGGTCGAAGGTCTGGCCGGCGCGACATCGCTGAGTCCGATGCAACGCGCGTTCATCGAGCACGACGCGTTTCAGTGCGGCTACTGCACGCCGGGCCAGTTGTGCTCGGCGACCGCGTGTCTGACCGAGTTCGATGCCGGGACAGCGAGCGCGGTCACTGTGGACGTGCGCGCGCGTCCCGCGCAACTGACGGATGCCGAGATACGCGAGCGGATGAGCGGCAACATCTGCCGCTGCGGTGCGTACACGAACATCGTGGCCGCGGTGCGCGACGCGCACGCGGCCAAAGCGTGA
- a CDS encoding Fe2+-dependent dioxygenase — protein sequence MMLQIPRVLTRDQVAQCRDALDAAPWVDGNATAGMQSAQVKQNQQLPEGSPVARAVGDAIQDALAHNPTFFSAALPLKVFPPLFNRYAGGDGFGTHVDNAIRLLRGTDFRIRSDLSATLFLSDPESYDGGELCVEDTYGTHRVKLPAGDMVLYPASSLHHVTPVTRGMRVASFFWIQSMVRDDTERSLLYHLDHDVQRLSAERGSNDSTVVSLTGLYHNLLRRWADA from the coding sequence ATGATGTTGCAGATACCGCGGGTGCTGACCCGCGACCAGGTCGCGCAATGCCGCGACGCGCTCGACGCCGCGCCGTGGGTCGACGGCAACGCGACGGCCGGCATGCAGTCCGCGCAGGTGAAGCAGAACCAGCAGTTGCCCGAAGGATCGCCGGTCGCGCGCGCAGTCGGCGACGCGATCCAGGACGCGCTCGCGCACAACCCGACGTTCTTCTCGGCCGCGCTGCCGCTGAAGGTGTTCCCGCCGCTCTTCAACCGCTACGCGGGCGGCGACGGCTTCGGCACGCACGTCGACAACGCGATCCGGCTGTTGCGCGGCACCGACTTCCGCATTCGCAGCGACCTGTCCGCGACGCTGTTCCTCTCGGACCCGGAGAGCTACGACGGCGGCGAGCTGTGCGTCGAGGACACCTACGGCACGCATCGCGTGAAGCTGCCGGCCGGCGACATGGTGCTGTATCCGGCGTCGAGCCTGCATCACGTGACGCCGGTCACGCGCGGCATGCGCGTCGCGTCGTTCTTCTGGATTCAGAGCATGGTCCGCGACGACACCGAACGCTCGCTGCTCTATCACCTCGATCACGACGTGCAGCGTCTGTCAGCCGAACGCGGCTCGAACGACTCGACCGTCGTGAGCCTCACCGGCCTCTATCACAACCTGCTGCGCCGCTGGGCCGACGCGTGA
- a CDS encoding tetratricopeptide repeat protein produces the protein MHDPKHRDDDDRPLHERVPLRALASVSAEQFAAILAGPPERAAAWVAAAAHNGIVDAQAVYGQYLLDGHGVERDPHAAFTWFRHAARRDHPMAMNMLGRCYENGWGTAPCADVAVYWYRLAARAGLDWGMYNYASALALGRGIAQDRAEALDWFRRAAALGHAKSLNFIGSFYEDGWVVEADEAIARDYYRQAAEGGDFRGQFNYARMLAAQGEIDAALAWLARVPRTATPAFVAQLQGWLANSPVDAFRRFAAALALMHTNADADAPAATRRTTA, from the coding sequence ATGCACGACCCGAAGCATCGCGACGACGATGACCGGCCATTGCACGAGCGCGTGCCGTTGCGCGCGCTCGCGTCGGTGTCCGCGGAGCAGTTCGCCGCGATCCTCGCCGGCCCGCCCGAACGGGCGGCCGCGTGGGTCGCGGCGGCCGCGCACAACGGCATCGTCGACGCGCAGGCCGTGTACGGCCAGTACCTGCTCGACGGACACGGCGTCGAGCGCGACCCGCACGCGGCGTTCACGTGGTTCCGGCACGCGGCGCGGCGCGATCATCCGATGGCGATGAACATGCTCGGCCGCTGCTACGAGAACGGCTGGGGCACGGCCCCGTGCGCGGACGTCGCCGTGTACTGGTATCGGCTCGCCGCGCGCGCGGGCCTCGACTGGGGGATGTACAACTACGCGTCCGCGCTCGCGCTCGGACGCGGCATCGCGCAGGACCGCGCCGAGGCGCTCGACTGGTTCCGCCGCGCGGCCGCGCTCGGCCACGCGAAGTCGCTGAACTTCATCGGCAGCTTCTACGAGGACGGCTGGGTCGTCGAAGCGGATGAAGCCATAGCGCGCGACTACTACCGGCAGGCCGCCGAAGGCGGCGACTTTCGCGGCCAGTTCAACTACGCGCGGATGCTCGCAGCGCAAGGCGAGATCGACGCCGCGCTCGCATGGCTCGCGCGCGTGCCGCGCACCGCGACGCCCGCGTTCGTCGCGCAACTGCAGGGGTGGCTCGCGAACTCGCCGGTCGATGCGTTCCGCCGCTTCGCCGCCGCGCTCGCGCTCATGCACACCAACGCGGATGCGGATGCGCCCGCAGCAACACGGAGAACGACAGCATGA
- a CDS encoding TonB-dependent receptor — MKSRADELKLGKLSTTLCSVLAAGPALAQTTGTPPPSPDGESQLAPIQVSGQTENGFKTDHSSDIRFTAPLIDTPKSVSVIPQELIQSTGAATLTEALRTVPGITFGAGEGGNPLGDRPFLRGYDTQGSIFVDGMRDIGATTREVFNTERIEVIKGSDGAFGGRGGPGGSINITSKTPHLGNSAEGNVGLGSDSYRRFTADGNWQFADHAAFRLNVLSHNNDVAGRDEVNNSRWGVAPSIAFGLGTPTRVTASYYHLDTDDLPDSGIPYFYTTTNKPAGVNTLYPADVNRHNFYGLVDRDFRKTQSDIGTVRIEHDITPALTIRNTTRYTKASQDYIVTQPDDSQGNVANGMVWRRANTRASDVWSLANQTELYGEFHTGFLKHNFATGLELSRETAANDSYAVAAATGAICRTAGIGAPSGYNCTSLWNPNPNDPWAGTVRRNEDPSRQRTTTKALYAFDTIEITPRWLANVGLRVDDYSTRFTNTAANGGTQIDRDDTLFNYQFGLVFKPASNGSVYASIATSSTPAGALLGQGSETQSLTPGRGGVGVNAAQLGPEKNRSIEVGTKWDVLDKRLSLTGALFQIDTTNARVTLPNNEYAMVGGKRVQGLELGVAGKLTNKWQVFGGYTYLHSELRDNGKTTTDNGHEFPNTPRNSLSLWTTYDVLPQFTIGGGAFYMSQVFGDTANVHAVPSYWRFDATARYRINKHFDVQLNVQNLFNRTYFDQAYPTHYASIAPGRSAFVTMTARY, encoded by the coding sequence ATGAAGTCGCGCGCCGACGAGCTGAAGCTCGGCAAACTCAGCACCACGTTATGCAGCGTCCTCGCGGCCGGCCCTGCGCTCGCGCAGACCACCGGCACCCCGCCGCCCTCGCCCGACGGCGAGAGCCAGCTTGCGCCGATCCAGGTCTCCGGGCAGACCGAAAACGGCTTCAAGACCGATCATTCGTCCGACATCCGGTTCACCGCGCCGCTGATCGACACTCCGAAGTCGGTCAGCGTGATCCCGCAGGAACTGATCCAGAGCACCGGCGCGGCGACGCTGACCGAGGCGCTGCGCACGGTGCCCGGCATCACGTTCGGCGCGGGCGAAGGCGGCAACCCGCTCGGCGACCGCCCGTTCCTGCGCGGCTACGACACCCAGGGCAGCATCTTCGTGGACGGCATGCGCGACATCGGCGCGACCACGCGCGAAGTGTTCAACACCGAGCGCATCGAGGTCATCAAGGGCTCGGACGGCGCGTTCGGCGGACGCGGCGGCCCCGGCGGCAGCATCAACATCACGAGCAAGACGCCGCATCTCGGCAACAGCGCGGAAGGCAACGTCGGGCTCGGCAGCGACAGCTATCGCCGCTTCACCGCAGACGGCAACTGGCAGTTCGCCGACCACGCCGCATTCCGGCTCAACGTACTGAGCCACAACAACGACGTCGCCGGCCGCGACGAGGTGAACAACTCGCGCTGGGGCGTCGCGCCGTCGATCGCGTTCGGCCTCGGCACGCCGACCCGCGTGACCGCGAGCTACTACCACCTGGACACCGACGACCTGCCCGACAGCGGCATCCCGTACTTCTACACGACGACCAACAAACCGGCCGGCGTGAACACGCTGTATCCGGCCGACGTGAACCGCCACAACTTCTACGGCCTCGTCGATCGCGACTTCCGCAAGACGCAGTCGGACATCGGCACGGTGCGCATCGAGCACGACATCACGCCGGCGCTGACGATCCGCAACACGACGCGCTACACGAAAGCGAGCCAGGATTACATCGTCACGCAGCCGGACGACAGCCAGGGCAACGTCGCGAACGGCATGGTGTGGCGTCGCGCGAACACGCGCGCGAGCGACGTGTGGAGCCTCGCGAACCAGACCGAACTGTACGGCGAGTTCCACACCGGCTTCCTGAAGCACAACTTCGCGACCGGCCTCGAACTGTCGCGCGAGACCGCCGCAAACGACTCGTATGCGGTCGCGGCCGCCACCGGCGCGATCTGCCGCACGGCAGGCATCGGCGCGCCGTCCGGCTACAACTGCACGAGCCTGTGGAACCCGAATCCGAACGACCCGTGGGCCGGCACGGTCCGGCGCAACGAGGACCCGAGCCGCCAGCGCACGACGACGAAGGCGCTGTACGCATTCGACACGATCGAGATCACGCCGCGCTGGCTCGCGAACGTCGGCCTGCGCGTGGACGATTACTCGACGCGCTTCACGAACACCGCCGCGAACGGCGGCACGCAGATCGACCGCGACGACACGCTGTTCAACTACCAGTTCGGCCTCGTGTTCAAGCCGGCGAGCAACGGCAGCGTGTATGCGTCGATCGCGACGTCGTCCACGCCGGCCGGCGCATTGCTCGGCCAGGGCAGCGAAACGCAGTCGCTCACGCCGGGTCGCGGCGGCGTCGGCGTGAACGCGGCGCAGCTCGGACCGGAGAAGAACCGCAGCATCGAGGTCGGCACGAAGTGGGACGTGCTGGACAAGCGTCTGTCGCTGACCGGCGCGCTGTTCCAGATCGATACGACGAACGCGCGCGTCACGCTGCCGAACAACGAATACGCGATGGTCGGCGGCAAACGCGTGCAGGGTCTCGAACTCGGCGTCGCGGGCAAGCTGACGAACAAGTGGCAGGTGTTCGGCGGCTACACGTATCTGCACAGCGAACTGCGCGACAACGGCAAGACGACCACGGACAACGGCCACGAATTTCCGAACACGCCGCGCAACAGCCTGAGCCTGTGGACGACCTACGACGTGCTGCCGCAATTCACGATCGGCGGCGGCGCGTTCTACATGTCGCAGGTGTTCGGCGACACGGCGAACGTGCATGCGGTGCCGTCGTACTGGCGCTTCGACGCGACCGCGCGATACCGGATCAACAAGCACTTCGACGTGCAGCTGAACGTGCAGAACCTGTTCAACCGCACCTACTTCGACCAGGCCTATCCGACTCACTACGCGTCGATCGCGCCGGGACGCTCGGCGTTCGTCACGATGACCGCGCGTTATTGA
- a CDS encoding low affinity iron permease family protein, giving the protein MSVTTKESPGRGPGRSGDDGRSERRRPLTRVFDRFATAATRAAGSPYAFGGAVVAIVVWLVSGPLFHYSDAWQLVVNTGTTIITFLMVFLLQQSQNKDSVAMHLKLDELLSSQHAASNALIGIENASEEELRRLAATWLELASRRQTEGDTESDTHDGASGEPADEDDAAGKRNGPGA; this is encoded by the coding sequence ATGAGCGTGACCACGAAGGAGTCGCCGGGCCGCGGCCCCGGCCGGTCCGGCGACGATGGCCGCAGCGAGCGCCGGCGTCCGCTGACGCGCGTATTCGACCGTTTCGCGACCGCCGCGACGCGCGCGGCCGGGTCGCCGTATGCGTTCGGCGGCGCGGTCGTCGCGATCGTCGTGTGGCTGGTCTCCGGGCCGCTGTTTCACTATTCGGACGCGTGGCAACTGGTCGTCAACACCGGCACGACGATCATCACGTTCCTGATGGTTTTCCTGCTTCAGCAAAGCCAGAACAAGGACAGCGTCGCGATGCACCTGAAGCTGGACGAACTGCTGTCGTCGCAGCACGCGGCGAGCAACGCGCTGATCGGGATCGAGAACGCGAGCGAGGAGGAGTTGCGGCGGCTCGCGGCGACCTGGCTGGAACTCGCGTCGCGGCGGCAGACGGAGGGCGATACGGAGAGCGACACGCACGACGGCGCGAGCGGCGAACCGGCGGACGAGGACGACGCGGCCGGAAAGCGGAACGGCCCCGGCGCGTGA
- a CDS encoding aspartate carbamoyltransferase: MSVPQQAFLRDAMRRLNMTRDAFASRIGVSRRALDTWLLPDDSQESRAMPEIVERFVSEIVGSGEPREGYTQSVDSQPLANQILFEGRPQLLSVDQFSRESVEALFRVADIMQPIARRRKISRVLEGAVLGNLFFEASTRTRVSFGAAFCRLGGSVCDTTGFTFSSMAKGESIYDTSRVMSGYVDALVIRHPEQGSVAEFARATNIPVINGGDGPGEHPSQALLDLYTIQREFSRLGKIVDGAHIALVGDLKYGRTVHSLVKLLALYRGIKFTLISPPTLEMPAYIVEQISRNGHVVEQTHDLTTGLRGADVVYATRIQKERFTDESFEGYTPDFQINQALVDAACGPDTLIMHPLPRDSRPGANDLSTDLNHDSRLAIFRQTDNGIPVRMAIFAVLLGVDKLVQHSMRDAAWRPPVYLGPDDAVFHGID; this comes from the coding sequence ATGAGCGTTCCGCAACAAGCCTTCCTCCGCGACGCGATGCGGCGTCTGAACATGACCCGCGACGCGTTCGCGAGCCGCATCGGCGTGTCGCGCCGGGCGCTGGACACGTGGCTGCTGCCCGACGACTCGCAGGAGTCGCGCGCGATGCCGGAGATTGTCGAGCGCTTCGTGTCGGAGATCGTCGGCAGCGGCGAGCCGCGCGAAGGCTATACGCAAAGCGTAGACTCCCAGCCGCTTGCGAATCAGATCCTGTTCGAAGGCCGGCCGCAGCTGCTGTCGGTCGATCAGTTCTCGCGCGAGTCGGTCGAGGCGCTGTTCCGCGTCGCGGACATCATGCAGCCGATCGCGCGCCGCCGGAAAATCTCGCGCGTGCTGGAAGGCGCGGTGCTCGGCAACCTGTTCTTCGAGGCGAGCACGCGCACCCGCGTGAGCTTCGGCGCGGCGTTCTGCCGGCTCGGCGGCTCGGTCTGCGACACGACCGGCTTCACGTTCTCGTCGATGGCGAAGGGCGAGTCGATCTACGACACGAGCCGCGTGATGTCCGGCTACGTCGATGCGCTGGTGATCCGCCATCCGGAACAAGGCTCGGTGGCCGAATTCGCGCGCGCGACCAACATCCCGGTGATCAACGGCGGCGACGGCCCGGGCGAGCACCCGAGCCAGGCGCTGCTCGACCTGTACACGATCCAGCGCGAGTTCTCGCGGCTCGGCAAGATCGTCGACGGCGCGCACATCGCGCTGGTCGGCGACCTGAAGTACGGCCGCACGGTGCATTCGCTGGTGAAGCTGCTCGCGCTGTACCGCGGCATCAAGTTCACGCTGATCTCGCCGCCGACGCTCGAAATGCCCGCCTACATCGTCGAGCAGATCTCGCGCAACGGTCACGTGGTCGAGCAGACTCACGACCTCACGACCGGCCTGCGCGGCGCGGACGTCGTGTACGCGACGCGGATCCAGAAGGAGCGTTTCACCGACGAATCGTTCGAAGGCTACACGCCGGACTTCCAGATCAACCAGGCGCTCGTCGATGCGGCCTGCGGCCCGGACACGCTGATCATGCACCCGCTGCCGCGCGACAGCCGCCCCGGCGCGAACGATCTGTCCACCGATCTGAACCACGACTCGCGGCTCGCGATCTTCCGTCAGACCGACAACGGCATCCCGGTGCGGATGGCGATCTTCGCGGTGCTGCTCGGCGTGGACAAGCTGGTTCAGCACTCGATGCGCGACGCCGCGTGGCGTCCGCCGGTTTATCTCGGCCCGGACGACGCGGTGTTCCACGGCATCGACTGA
- the dapA gene encoding 4-hydroxy-tetrahydrodipicolinate synthase yields the protein MSLFSGIWIPLVTPFDRGAVDHRALDALVRRYAQAGVAGFVALGTTGEPAALDEHEQDAVLATVLGAAGALPVVVGVSGNHTASVCERIAALNDQPVAGVLAAAPYYIRPSQAGLVGHFAALADASRRPLIVYDIPQRTGVRLELRTLLELAGHERIVAVKDCGGSLDKTLALIADGRLRVLCGEDLEMFGALCAGGSGAIAASAHVRPERFVAMERLLREGHLADARAIWHTLVPLVRAMFAEPNPGPVKAALARTGLIRNELRGPMTVVSDGLAHELVELVE from the coding sequence ATGTCTCTTTTTTCGGGAATCTGGATTCCGCTCGTCACGCCGTTCGACCGGGGCGCCGTCGATCATCGCGCGCTCGACGCGCTGGTTCGCCGCTACGCGCAGGCGGGTGTCGCCGGTTTCGTCGCGCTCGGCACGACCGGCGAGCCGGCCGCGCTCGACGAACACGAGCAGGACGCGGTGCTCGCGACCGTGCTGGGAGCGGCCGGCGCGTTGCCGGTGGTCGTCGGCGTCAGCGGCAATCACACCGCGTCGGTGTGCGAGCGGATCGCCGCGCTGAACGACCAGCCGGTCGCCGGCGTGCTCGCGGCCGCGCCGTATTACATCCGGCCGTCGCAGGCGGGCCTCGTAGGGCATTTCGCCGCACTGGCCGACGCGAGCCGCAGGCCGCTGATCGTGTACGACATTCCGCAGCGGACCGGCGTGCGGCTCGAACTGCGCACGTTGCTCGAACTGGCCGGACACGAGCGCATTGTCGCGGTGAAGGACTGCGGCGGTTCGCTCGACAAGACGCTCGCGCTGATCGCGGACGGCCGGCTGCGGGTGCTGTGCGGAGAGGATCTGGAGATGTTCGGCGCGCTGTGCGCGGGCGGCAGCGGTGCGATTGCGGCGTCCGCGCATGTGCGGCCGGAGCGGTTCGTCGCGATGGAGCGTCTGCTGCGCGAAGGGCATCTCGCTGACGCGCGTGCGATCTGGCACACGCTGGTGCCGCTCGTGCGGGCGATGTTCGCGGAGCCGAATCCGGGGCCGGTGAAGGCGGCGCTCGCGCGGACCGGCTTGATCCGCAACGAACTGCGGGGGCCGATGACCGTCGTCAGCGACGGTCTCGCGCACGAACTGGTGGAACTGGTGGAGTGA
- a CDS encoding DUF2866 domain-containing protein, with protein MVEDDVLKHLQTLQRGDAQPGVDSCRVSMPVQHPWGKPYCLVEWTTCQDADARRQVVPADSTPLEIARVVAAHVPGRRIMLNGEPIQPPRANARRRSARAA; from the coding sequence ATGGTTGAAGACGACGTATTGAAGCATCTCCAGACCCTGCAGCGCGGCGACGCGCAGCCCGGCGTCGATAGCTGCCGGGTCTCGATGCCGGTCCAGCATCCGTGGGGCAAGCCGTACTGCCTCGTCGAATGGACCACGTGCCAGGACGCGGATGCGCGCCGTCAGGTCGTCCCCGCCGACAGCACCCCGCTCGAAATCGCCCGCGTGGTCGCCGCGCACGTGCCCGGCCGCCGGATCATGCTGAACGGCGAACCGATCCAGCCGCCCCGCGCAAACGCACGGCGGCGCAGCGCACGGGCCGCGTAA
- a CDS encoding DUF3562 domain-containing protein — protein MPKQDVQQIVHAIAEETNTPEETVAQFYAEAVDGYRAGARILDYVPLFAARKVREALRHHDAGRK, from the coding sequence ATGCCCAAGCAAGACGTCCAACAGATCGTCCACGCCATCGCAGAAGAAACCAACACCCCCGAAGAAACCGTTGCGCAGTTCTATGCGGAGGCCGTCGACGGCTACCGCGCCGGCGCGCGCATCCTCGACTACGTGCCGCTGTTCGCCGCGAGGAAGGTCCGCGAGGCGCTGCGCCATCACGATGCGGGACGGAAGTAA
- a CDS encoding LysE family translocator, translating to MPLSSLLAFAITLMIAAGSPGPSIAALVARVLTHGMRDVLPFLAAMWIGEALWLTCAVSGLAVLAHTFGTVFLVLRYVGVAYLLYLAWKMWRAPATVRDDALAARPAGQSGWRMFGAGLLVTLGNPKIMVFYLALVPTVVDLSHIGVAAWAELTATMLAVLIAVDFGWAAIATRARALLKNRRAVRVANRTSAVVMAGAAAAIATR from the coding sequence ATGCCGCTATCGTCCCTGCTCGCTTTCGCCATCACGCTGATGATCGCCGCCGGCTCGCCCGGCCCGAGCATCGCGGCGCTCGTCGCGCGCGTGCTGACTCACGGCATGCGCGACGTGCTGCCGTTCCTCGCCGCGATGTGGATCGGCGAGGCGCTGTGGCTCACGTGCGCGGTCAGCGGGCTCGCGGTGCTCGCGCACACGTTCGGCACGGTGTTCCTCGTGCTCCGGTACGTCGGCGTTGCGTATCTGCTGTATCTCGCGTGGAAGATGTGGCGCGCGCCGGCCACGGTGCGCGACGACGCGCTGGCCGCGCGGCCAGCCGGCCAGTCCGGCTGGCGCATGTTCGGCGCGGGCCTGCTGGTGACGCTCGGCAATCCGAAGATCATGGTGTTCTATCTGGCGCTCGTGCCGACGGTCGTCGATCTTTCGCACATCGGCGTGGCCGCATGGGCCGAACTGACCGCGACGATGCTCGCGGTGCTGATCGCGGTCGATTTCGGCTGGGCGGCGATCGCGACCCGCGCCCGCGCGCTGCTGAAGAACCGCCGCGCGGTGCGCGTCGCGAATCGCACCAGCGCGGTCGTGATGGCGGGCGCCGCCGCGGCGATCGCAACACGATAG
- a CDS encoding alkene reductase, producing the protein MANLFDPIQIGDLTLPNRIFMAPLTRQRAGDERVPNALMAKYYAERASAGLILSEATSVTPQGVGYAATPGIWSQEQVEGWKLVTDAVHKAGGHIFLQLWHVGRVSDPVFLDGQLPVAPSAIAPQGHVSLVRPQRGYVTPRALELDEIPGIVAAYRQGAINAKAAGFDGVEIHGANGYLLDQFLQDSTNHRTDAYGGSIENRARLLLEVADACIDVWGANRVGMHLAPRGDAHTMGDSNPAATFGYVARELGKRKIAFICARESLGDGRLGPQLKEAFGGPYIANEKFTVETAQQVLDAGEADAVAWGQLFIANPDLPRRFKLNAPLNAPDPKTYYAEGETGYTDYPALENVA; encoded by the coding sequence ATGGCTAATCTATTCGACCCGATCCAGATCGGCGATCTCACGCTGCCGAACCGCATCTTCATGGCGCCGCTCACGCGCCAGCGCGCCGGCGACGAGCGCGTGCCGAACGCGCTGATGGCGAAGTACTACGCGGAGCGCGCGTCGGCGGGGCTGATCCTCAGCGAAGCGACGTCGGTGACGCCGCAAGGCGTCGGCTACGCGGCGACGCCCGGCATCTGGTCGCAGGAGCAGGTCGAAGGCTGGAAGCTCGTGACGGACGCCGTGCACAAGGCCGGCGGCCACATCTTCCTGCAACTGTGGCACGTCGGCCGCGTGTCGGATCCGGTGTTCCTCGACGGCCAGTTGCCGGTCGCGCCGAGCGCGATCGCGCCGCAGGGCCATGTGAGCCTCGTGCGTCCGCAGCGCGGGTACGTGACGCCGCGCGCGCTCGAACTCGACGAGATTCCGGGCATCGTCGCCGCATACCGCCAGGGTGCGATCAACGCGAAGGCGGCGGGCTTCGACGGCGTCGAGATCCACGGCGCGAACGGCTACCTGCTCGACCAGTTCCTGCAGGACAGCACGAACCATCGCACCGACGCATACGGCGGCTCGATCGAGAACCGCGCGCGCCTGCTGCTCGAAGTCGCCGACGCGTGCATCGACGTGTGGGGCGCGAACCGGGTCGGCATGCACCTCGCGCCGCGCGGCGACGCGCACACGATGGGCGATTCGAACCCGGCCGCGACGTTCGGTTATGTCGCGCGCGAACTCGGCAAGCGCAAGATCGCGTTCATCTGCGCGCGCGAGTCGCTCGGCGACGGCCGCCTCGGCCCGCAACTGAAGGAAGCGTTCGGCGGCCCGTACATCGCGAACGAGAAATTCACGGTCGAAACCGCGCAGCAGGTGCTCGACGCGGGCGAAGCCGACGCGGTCGCATGGGGCCAGTTGTTCATCGCGAACCCGGACCTGCCGCGCCGCTTCAAGCTCAACGCGCCGCTCAACGCGCCGGACCCGAAGACGTACTACGCGGAAGGCGAAACGGGCTACACCGACTACCCGGCGCTCGAAAACGTCGCGTGA